The genomic interval GGCACTCGGGCACGGTTCCTTGCCTTCAAGTTCCCGCGCCACCTGCACCAGCGCAAAATTCATCAACGCCAAGGTTCCATCGTTGCGCCAGCGGTAGAAATAGCCCCGCACCGTGGAAACAGGCGGGAAATCCTTCGGCAGCATTCGCCATGGGATGCCGCCGCCAGCGATGTAGAGAATTGCGTTCATCACCTCGCGCATGTCGCTCGTACGAGGCCGGCCGCCTGTTCGCGAAGGCGGAACCAGCGGTGACACCACAGCCCACTCGTCGTCCGTCAAATCGGTTGGATAGCGGTCGGAATTGCGGTTATGCTCGGCGCGGGTGATATCAGTCCAGGACATAGTGGCCTCCATCGAATCTTTGACAATCCGACGGAATCACATCCCACTGATATCACTCAACAACTTTCAAATCGGGCTCTTAGGTTGAAGGTGATATTAAGTATATAAAAATTGATGCAGAGGGAGGAGATTTAATAATAATTCGCGGCGGAAAGAATTATATTAAAAAACATAAACCATTTGTTTCCTTTGAGTTTGGAGATAATAGTATTAT from Gammaproteobacteria bacterium carries:
- a CDS encoding FkbM family methyltransferase — protein: MKYIKIDAEGGDLIIIRGGKNYIKKHKPFVSFEFGDNSI